The proteins below come from a single Benincasa hispida cultivar B227 chromosome 4, ASM972705v1, whole genome shotgun sequence genomic window:
- the LOC120076131 gene encoding uncharacterized protein LOC120076131, which yields MAQSRQKSYADVRRKDLEFEVGGKVFLKVAPMKGVLRFGKRGKLNPWFIEPFEILKQVGLIAYRLALPPSLSAVHNVFHVSMLRKYVADSSHVVDYEPLHLNENPSYEEEPIRILAREVKVLRKKEIVLVKVLWQNHQFEKTTWEHEDDMRVHYPKLFQD from the coding sequence ATGGCTCAAAGTAGGCAGAAGAGTTACGCTGATGTTAGGCGTAAGGATCTGGAGTTTGAGGTGGGTGGAAAGGTGTTTCTGAAAGTGGCACCTATGAAGGGAGTGTTGAGGTTTGGAAAGAGGGGTAAGTTGAACCCTTGGTTTATCGAGCCATTTGAGATCTTAAAGCAGGTTGGCCTTATAGCCTACCGGCTGGCCTTGCCCCCATCTCTTTCTGCAGTTCacaatgtttttcatgtttccATGTTAAGGAAGTACGTAGCAGACTCATCTCATGTTGTGGATTATGAGCCTTTGCATTTAAATGAGAACCCGAGCTACGAAGAGGAGCCTATTCGAATCCTGGCCAGGGAAGTGAAAGTTTTACGCAAAAAGGAGATAGTTTTGGTGAAGGTTCTTTGGCAGAATCATCAGTTCGAGAAAACAACGTGGGAGCATGAGGACGACATGAGGGTGCATTATCCCAAGCTTTTTCAGGATTAG
- the LOC120075424 gene encoding sucrose transport protein SUC4 isoform X2, with protein MVMPESSEAHRTASRRANRPPTRPLVGPRVPLRRLLRVASIACGIQFGWALQLSLLTPYIQELGIPHAWSSLIWLCGPLSGLLVQPLVGHMSDHCTSRYGRRRPFIVAGALSILLAVLIIGHSADLGCLMGDRGDVRPRAIGFFVVGFWILDVANNVSQGPCRALLADLTGRDHRRNRVANAYFSLFIAIGNVFGYATGSFSGWYKIFPFTLTSACSVNCANLKSAFLIDIMFIAITTYLSVSAAQELPLVSSDRSSLVLEEGMGQSSHASEAFFWDLFRTFRHFSGYIWVILLVTSLTWIAWFPFILFDTDWMGREIYGGKPNEGQAYSSGVRMGAFGLMCNSVVLGITSLLMEKLCRKWGAGFIWGISNIFMALCFLSILVVTYVANNMGYIGHNLPPNSIVSAALIIFALLGAPLAITYSVPYAMISSRVESLQLGQGLSVGVLNLAIVFPQLGKVT; from the exons ATGGTGATGCCGGAGTCGTCTGAGGCCCACCGGACCGCGTCTCGTCGAGCGAATCGCCCGCCGACTCGACCTCTAGTCGGACCTAGGGTTCCGCTGAGACGGTTACTCCGTGTCGCGTCTATCGCATGTGGAATTCAATTCGGTTGGGCTTTGCAGCTCTCTCTTCTCACTCCTTATATTCAAGAGCTCGGTATTCCTCACGCTTGGTCTAGTCTCATATGGCTCTGCGGACCGCTTTCTGGCCTCCTTGTCCAGCCGCTTGTTGGTCATATGAGCGATCACTGCACCAGCCGATACGGCCGCCGGAGGCCGTTCATCGTCGCTGGTGCGCTTTCCATACTACTTGCCGTTTTGATTATCGGTCACTCGGCGGACCTCGGTTGTTTGATGGGGGACAGAGGTGATGTTAGGCCTCGTGCGATTGGGTTCTTTGTAGTTGGTTTTTGGATTCTCGACGTTGCTAACAACGTCTCCCAGGGTCCTTGTAGAGCTCTGCTTGCTGATCTTACCG GAAGGGATCATCGAAGGAATCGAGTGGCAAATgcttatttttctctatttatcGCTATTGGTAATGTTTTTGGATATGCGACTGGATCTTTTAGTGGCTGGTACAAGATCTTCCCGTTTACTCTTACCTCTGCGTGTTCTGTTAATTGTGCAAATCTCAAGTCAGCTTTCTTGATTGATATCATGTTCATTGCAATTACAACATATTTGAGTGTATCAGCAGCTCAAGAGTTACCTCTAGTTTCAAGTGACAGGTCCTCCCTGGTTTTAGAAGAAGGTATGGGGCAGTCAAGTCATGCTTCAGAAGCATTTTTCTGGGACTTGTTTCGCACTTTTAGACACTTCTCTGGGTATATATGGGTAATTTTGCTCGTCACTTCCCTGACATGGATAGCATGGTTTCCATTTATTCTCTTTGATACTGATTGGATGGGTAGAGAGATTTATGGTGGCAAGCCAAATGAAGGACAGGCTTATAGTTCTGGAGTCAGAATGGGAGCATTTGGTCTGATGTGTAACTCTGTTGTCCTCGGAATAACTTCATTACTTATGGAGAAGCTGTGCAGAAAGTGGGGTGCTGGTTTCATATGGGGAATCTCTAATATTTTTATGGCTCTATGTTTTCTTAGTATCCTGGTTGTAACGTATGTGGCAAACAATATGGGCTATATAGGTCATAATCTCCCACCAAATAGTATTGTATCAGCTGCATTGATTATTTTTGCTCTTCTTGGCGCCCCTTTGGCA ATTACTTACAGTGTTCCATATGCCATGATCTCCTCACGTGTTGAATCTTTACAACTTGGTCAAG GTTTGTCTGTGGGTGTCTTGAACTTGGCAATAGTTTTCCCACAG